The following are encoded in a window of Pseudomonas multiresinivorans genomic DNA:
- a CDS encoding XdhC family protein — MQHLDLQVVRQALQWSNAGQRVWLCSVLFTYGSAPRAPGSLLAVNASGQWVGSLSGGCVEDDFLERVAEGEFSEPVVVVRYGDGTDTRTNIRLPCGGILDVLVENLAPDCDVQAHLRELESALLGQRRLLREVNLQDGSRRLSDDHEHGPRVERDESRVLLRVGAAQRLLLAGYSSVAHFCAEFGKGLGFEVILCDPREEALDGVVLDGIEIRRELPSIFIANGGCHADTAVVALTHDPKIDDLAMLEAVRTEAFYIGVMGSRTTSDKRRERLHRIGGLNETDLARVHAPIGLNLGSKTPAEIALAVLADILRTRSGIAREAL; from the coding sequence GTGCAGCATCTCGATCTGCAAGTCGTCCGGCAGGCGCTCCAGTGGTCCAATGCCGGGCAGCGTGTATGGCTGTGCAGCGTGCTCTTCACCTACGGCTCGGCGCCCCGCGCGCCGGGCTCGCTGCTGGCGGTCAACGCCAGCGGCCAGTGGGTGGGTTCGCTGTCCGGCGGCTGCGTCGAGGATGACTTTCTCGAACGCGTTGCCGAAGGCGAGTTCAGCGAGCCGGTAGTCGTCGTGCGCTATGGCGACGGCACCGATACCCGCACGAACATCCGCCTGCCCTGCGGCGGCATCCTCGACGTCCTGGTGGAAAACCTCGCGCCCGATTGCGACGTGCAGGCCCACCTGCGTGAGCTGGAGTCGGCACTACTCGGCCAGCGCCGCCTGCTGCGCGAAGTGAACCTGCAGGACGGCAGCCGCCGCCTGAGCGACGACCATGAGCACGGCCCGCGCGTGGAGCGTGACGAGTCCCGAGTACTCTTGCGCGTCGGTGCTGCGCAGCGCTTGTTGCTGGCCGGCTACTCCAGCGTTGCGCATTTCTGTGCAGAGTTCGGCAAGGGCCTTGGCTTCGAAGTGATCCTCTGCGATCCCCGCGAAGAGGCGCTGGATGGCGTGGTGCTGGACGGCATCGAAATCCGCCGCGAGCTGCCGTCGATCTTCATTGCCAACGGCGGCTGCCACGCGGATACCGCCGTGGTGGCGCTGACCCACGACCCGAAGATCGACGACCTGGCGATGCTCGAAGCCGTGCGCACCGAGGCGTTCTACATCGGCGTCATGGGTTCGCGCACGACTTCCGACAAGCGCCGCGAGCGCCTGCACCGCATCGGTGGCCTGAACGAGACGGACCTGGCGCGCGTGCACGCGCCCATCGGCCTCAATCTGGGTAGCAAGACCCCGGCGGAAATTGCCCTGGCAGTGCTCGCCGACATCCTGCGCACGCGCAGCGGCATTGCCCGCGAGGCGCTGTGA
- a CDS encoding alpha/beta fold hydrolase — translation MLDNTASEQSTSLTATGASIELIRTADGVNLALRLVGPADGVPVVLTHGTFSNHRSCLGLANYLAGQGFACWLFEWRGHGDSERNGFIHSFDDVAEQDVPAILDAVSQRSGQTALHWIGHSGGGLIVAMWAARHPELAKRRLRSMVLLGSQATAAGASLSHRLAVLGYDWLLRWRRVAPSRAKSVGPEAESARLMRQWCQWNLRRRFDSLAGFDYLGGLANVNLPVLGVAGSGDTFIAPVAGCEALVEAFGGNDAKLELFGLATGAREDYSHNRLLLSRNASQEIWPRIGQWLGLR, via the coding sequence ATGCTCGACAATACCGCTTCCGAACAAAGCACATCGCTCACTGCCACGGGCGCCAGCATCGAACTGATCCGCACCGCCGACGGCGTCAACCTGGCGCTGCGCCTCGTGGGCCCGGCGGATGGCGTGCCCGTCGTGCTGACCCACGGCACCTTTTCCAACCATCGCAGTTGCCTGGGACTGGCCAATTACCTCGCCGGGCAAGGGTTCGCCTGCTGGCTGTTCGAATGGCGCGGGCATGGCGACAGTGAGCGCAACGGTTTTATCCACAGCTTCGATGATGTCGCCGAGCAGGACGTACCGGCGATTCTGGATGCGGTGAGCCAGCGCAGCGGGCAAACGGCGCTGCACTGGATCGGCCACTCCGGCGGCGGGCTGATCGTCGCCATGTGGGCGGCGCGCCATCCCGAACTGGCAAAGCGGCGGCTGCGCTCGATGGTGCTGCTCGGCTCCCAGGCCACGGCGGCCGGGGCCAGTCTTTCTCATCGGCTGGCCGTGCTCGGCTACGACTGGCTGCTGCGCTGGCGGCGCGTTGCGCCCAGCCGGGCGAAGAGCGTCGGCCCTGAGGCGGAAAGCGCGCGGCTGATGCGTCAGTGGTGCCAATGGAATCTGCGGCGGCGCTTCGACTCCCTGGCCGGCTTCGACTATCTGGGCGGACTGGCGAACGTCAATTTACCGGTGCTGGGCGTGGCGGGTAGCGGCGATACCTTCATCGCGCCGGTTGCCGGGTGCGAGGCCCTGGTGGAAGCGTTCGGCGGCAACGACGCGAAGCTGGAGCTGTTCGGTCTGGCCACCGGCGCGCGAGAGGATTACAGCCATAACCGCTTGTTACTGTCGCGCAATGCCAGTCAGGAAATCTGGCCGCGTATTGGGCAGTGGCTGGGGCTGCGTTGA
- a CDS encoding nucleotidyltransferase family protein encodes MTVVALVLAAGQGSRFGADKRRAVLPDGRSLLAHSVERAQAVFGDVRVVLRDGERADDFGLPTGCRVINSPDATLGMGHSLAAGAASLQDSDAQAVAILLGDMPWIAPETLRALADAADASTILFPLHDGQRGHPVLFGRDFWPELTQLTGDEGARALVQAHRDSCVVVEVKDAGVLRDVDTPEVLRS; translated from the coding sequence GTGACGGTGGTGGCGCTGGTCCTGGCCGCCGGCCAGGGCTCGCGCTTCGGCGCGGACAAGCGCCGCGCGGTTCTTCCGGATGGGCGCAGCCTGCTCGCGCATAGCGTCGAGCGGGCGCAGGCCGTATTCGGTGACGTGCGGGTTGTGCTGCGCGATGGCGAGAGGGCGGATGACTTCGGCCTGCCAACCGGCTGCCGCGTTATCAACAGCCCGGACGCAACACTCGGCATGGGGCACAGCCTCGCCGCGGGTGCAGCCTCATTGCAGGATTCCGACGCCCAGGCCGTGGCCATCCTGCTTGGCGACATGCCGTGGATCGCACCGGAAACCCTGCGTGCGCTGGCCGATGCTGCCGATGCCTCGACCATTCTCTTTCCGCTTCACGATGGCCAGCGTGGGCACCCCGTGCTGTTCGGTCGCGACTTCTGGCCGGAGCTGACGCAGCTCACTGGCGATGAAGGCGCCCGCGCGTTGGTGCAGGCGCATCGTGACAGTTGCGTCGTCGTCGAAGTGAAAGACGCGGGTGTCTTGCGAGACGTGGACACCCCGGAAGTCCTGCGCTCCTGA
- a CDS encoding cytochrome c, producing MQRILSGLALAVGLGLAVSAQAADQELIKRGEYVSRAADCMACHTAEGGAPFAGGLPIHSPFGTIYGSNITPDKDFGIGNYSADEFFAALTEGKRKDGANLYPAMPYTSYHLIKREDSDALYAYLMSQTPVHRAAPETSLSFPFNVRLGLSGWNMLYGKSVQLENTEGKSEPYKRGQYLVEVLGHCGECHTPRNQIGALEQDKRLSGGLLNGYSAPSLLAQDLAERGWTSADLTGFLKHGMSPQGSMFNEMFPVMHLSTQHLGDEDLAAMSTYLLGEQPPQAKVVKAVAEDQLSDSAKRGRQQYLNVCAGCHGNDGEGKPHIAVAMQGNTTLRLADSRNLAKVIVEGIREQQFTGFERMQPMPGFADKLSDEQLADLINYLRQAWGGLPGDMGVQQVAQLKAE from the coding sequence ATGCAGCGCATTCTTTCCGGCCTCGCGTTGGCTGTCGGCCTCGGCCTGGCAGTGAGCGCACAAGCTGCTGACCAGGAGCTGATCAAGCGCGGCGAGTACGTCTCCCGCGCCGCCGACTGCATGGCCTGCCACACCGCCGAGGGCGGCGCGCCGTTCGCCGGCGGCCTGCCGATCCACTCGCCGTTCGGCACCATCTATGGCAGCAACATCACCCCGGATAAAGACTTCGGCATCGGCAACTACAGCGCCGACGAGTTCTTCGCCGCCCTCACCGAGGGTAAGCGCAAGGACGGTGCCAACCTCTATCCGGCCATGCCCTATACCTCGTACCACCTCATCAAGCGTGAGGACAGCGATGCCCTCTACGCCTACCTGATGAGCCAGACCCCGGTGCACCGCGCCGCGCCGGAAACCAGCCTGAGCTTCCCGTTCAACGTGCGCCTGGGCCTGAGCGGCTGGAACATGCTCTACGGCAAGAGCGTCCAGCTGGAAAACACCGAGGGCAAGAGCGAACCCTACAAGCGCGGCCAGTACCTGGTGGAAGTGCTTGGCCACTGCGGCGAGTGCCACACTCCGCGCAACCAGATCGGCGCCCTGGAGCAGGACAAGCGCCTCAGCGGCGGCCTGCTCAACGGCTACAGCGCCCCGAGCCTGCTGGCCCAGGACCTGGCCGAGCGTGGTTGGACCAGCGCCGACCTCACCGGCTTCCTCAAGCACGGCATGAGCCCGCAGGGCAGCATGTTCAACGAGATGTTCCCGGTGATGCACCTGAGCACCCAGCACCTGGGTGACGAGGACCTGGCCGCCATGTCCACTTACCTGCTCGGCGAGCAGCCGCCGCAGGCCAAGGTGGTCAAGGCAGTGGCCGAGGACCAGCTCAGCGACAGCGCCAAGCGCGGCCGCCAGCAGTACCTCAACGTCTGCGCCGGCTGTCACGGCAACGATGGCGAGGGCAAGCCGCACATCGCCGTGGCCATGCAGGGCAACACTACCCTGCGCCTGGCCGATTCGCGCAACTTGGCCAAGGTCATCGTCGAAGGCATCCGCGAGCAGCAGTTCACCGGTTTCGAGCGCATGCAGCCGATGCCGGGCTTTGCCGACAAGCTCAGTGACGAGCAACTCGCGGACCTGATCAACTACCTGCGCCAGGCCTGGGGTGGCCTGCCGGGCGACATGGGCGTACAACAGGTCGCTCAACTCAAAGCGGAGTGA